The Ketobacter alkanivorans genome includes the window GGTTTTGCCAAAGGCGGAGGCAGCGTTCAGCACCAGAGCTTCCACTTCGTCTGTCAGCCTGTCCAGAGTCCAGTCCGGCCGATACCATTCCAGCATGGTGAACTCTGGATTGTGCTGGCGGCTGCTCTCTTCCTGCCGGAACGCCTTGCCCAATTGATAGATGGGGCCGCAACCGGCCGCCAGCAGGCGTTTCATGCAGAACTCAGGAGAGGTTTGCAGGTAATGCGTCTTGCCGTTGGCTTGCGCCTTCCAGCTGCTTAAGTAAGGGTCGGTGGCGGTGCTGCTGCACAGCAGTGGGGTCTCCACTTCCATTACATCGCGGCGCTCAAAAAAGTCGCGAATCAGGCGGTTGAGTCGGGCACGGGCGACAATATGAGTAAGGGGCGCGGTAGGCTGCCAGGTCATAGGCGTTCTTCAGCAAGAAGATGCTGCCCGACGCGCAAGCGGGGGCAGCTGGATAAATCAGGCGCGGGAAACGTACTCGCCGGAACGGGTATCAACTTTGATGACATCGCCCTGATTGATGAACAGGGGAACGCGCACAACGGCACCGGTGGACAGTGTGGCGGGTTTGGAGCCGCCGTTGGCAGTATCACCTTTTAAGCCAGGATCAGTCTCGATGATCTCCAGTTCGACGAAGTTCGGCGCAGCAACCGCCAAAGGGGTGCCGTTCCACAGGGTCACGGTGCAGACGTCTTCCTCTTTCAGCCATTTGGCAGTCTCGCCTACGGCCGTGGCGTCGGCAGCCTGCTGTTCAAAGCTCTGCTGATCCATAAAGTGGAAAAACTCGCCATCGTTGTACAGGTATTGCAGGTCTACATCCATAATGTCGGCCGCTTCTACGCTTTCGCCGGACTTGAAGGTGCGTTCCCAGGTTTTGCCGCTTTTCAGGTTGCGCAGTCTGACGCGGTTGAAGGCTTGACCTTTACCGGGTTTTACCACCTCGTTTTCGACGATGGAGCATGGGTCTCCATCCAACATCACTTTAAGACCCAAGCGGAATTCGTTGGTAGAATAGTTGGCCATTGATCAATACCTGTTTTCTAAAATTTGCAGTACCCGAACCGGGAAAGGCGCTAATGATAACTCGAACTGCCCCAAGTTGGCATACTGAAGACTGGCAAATTCTGCTTTCTGGCAGCATTCGTTGCCCGGAAACCCTGTGGAAGCGCCTGAATCTGCCTTTGGACACCTTGCCAGCGGCGCTGAAGGCGCACCACGACTTTCCCCTGCGGGTGCCGGAGCCCTATCTGGATAAAATTGAGCCGGGTAACCCCGATGATCCGTTGTTGAAGCAGGTGCTGCCGGTGGCCCAGGAAACCGAGCCCCGGCCGGGGTTTGTGGCCGACCCCCTGGGGGAGCGTCTGGCCAACCCCAGTAGCGGCTTGCTGCACAAATACCAGAGCCGGGTGCTGTTGATACTCAGCGGAGCCTGCGCCATCAATTGCCGTTACTGCTTTCGACGCCACTTCCCTTATGCGGATAACCGTCTTTCCAGCCAGGAATTTGCGGACATTCAGGCCTATCTGGAAGCCCATCCCGAGGTGAATGAGGTCATTCTCAGCGGTGGAGATCCCCTGGTGGTGAGTAATGCGCGATTGGCTACCTTATTGAAAATAATAGAAAATATACCCACCATAAGCCGGTTGCGTATTCATACGCGGTTGCCGGTGGTGATTCCCCAGCGAATTGATACAGGCCTGCTGGAGGTGCTGGGCAACAGCCGCCTTAACCGGGTGCTGGTTACTCACAGCAACCACCCGCAGGAGCTGGATGAGGTGTTTGATCAGGCGATGGGCGCGCTGCGTCAGGCCGGGGTACACCTGCTGAATCAGGCGGTTCTGTTGAACGGCATAAATGATCAGGCTGATGTGCAGGCAGCCCTCAGCGAGCGCCTGTTTCAGGCCGGGGTGCTGCCTTATTATCTGCATTTGCTGGATCCGGTGGCCGGCGCCCATCACTTTGATGTGTCTGAAAAAAGTGCCCAGAAGATGATGGCTGAGCTGCATCGTCGCTTGCCCGGTTTCCTGATTCCTCGCTTAGTGAGAGAGATTTCAGGAAAATCAGGCAAAACCCTGATAGATTTACACTTATCCTGAAGACCGGGTCACAATCAATGTTTGCGCATCCTGTGCAAAGTCTGCCTATACTTACTAGCAAGGGTATTTCCCCGCGTGTATCGGTCAGGCCATATAAAGTGAACCGTTCAGCGCAAAAAACGCAGTGACGAAATGGGAATGTTGAATGTCTAATCCAGCCGAGCACCTGAGCTTGAAGCTGCCACCACATGATCTGGAAGTGCTGTCTTTCAGTGCGCCTAATCCTAAAAAGGTACAGGAGTGGGTTGAAAGTCTGCCGCAGATGAATGTGGGGGAAACCGCCAAACGGCTCTATTC containing:
- the efp gene encoding elongation factor P, whose protein sequence is MANYSTNEFRLGLKVMLDGDPCSIVENEVVKPGKGQAFNRVRLRNLKSGKTWERTFKSGESVEAADIMDVDLQYLYNDGEFFHFMDQQSFEQQAADATAVGETAKWLKEEDVCTVTLWNGTPLAVAAPNFVELEIIETDPGLKGDTANGGSKPATLSTGAVVRVPLFINQGDVIKVDTRSGEYVSRA
- the epmB gene encoding EF-P beta-lysylation protein EpmB — encoded protein: MITRTAPSWHTEDWQILLSGSIRCPETLWKRLNLPLDTLPAALKAHHDFPLRVPEPYLDKIEPGNPDDPLLKQVLPVAQETEPRPGFVADPLGERLANPSSGLLHKYQSRVLLILSGACAINCRYCFRRHFPYADNRLSSQEFADIQAYLEAHPEVNEVILSGGDPLVVSNARLATLLKIIENIPTISRLRIHTRLPVVIPQRIDTGLLEVLGNSRLNRVLVTHSNHPQELDEVFDQAMGALRQAGVHLLNQAVLLNGINDQADVQAALSERLFQAGVLPYYLHLLDPVAGAHHFDVSEKSAQKMMAELHRRLPGFLIPRLVREISGKSGKTLIDLHLS